In Physeter macrocephalus isolate SW-GA chromosome 9, ASM283717v5, whole genome shotgun sequence, the DNA window TCCCCAAATTCCCTGCCACAGGAGGTCTCTGGCAGGTACTGGGGGGCTTGAGGGGGGATTTGGACTGGAAGGACTCTCACCTCCTTTAGCTTCTCCTCCAGCAGTTTGATCTCCTCTtcatatttatcttctttggtggaaTACTTTTAGGGACAGACACATGCCATCAGTTCATTGCCTCCACTAGTCCTTCATTTCTCCACGGAGCCCCACAGGCTATTCCTGATTTTGTCTCCATCAAACATccggccctgccctgcctgggcCCATCGCCTCCCTCCCCCGAAGGACCCCATCCTCACTGCCCCTCTACCCCCCTCTACCTTGTCCGCTTGGGCTTCCAGGGATTTCAAGTTGTTGGTAACAATTTTCAGCTCCTCCTCTAGGTCCCCACATTTACTGCAGGGGGTGTGTGGCAGGGTGGGGTGTGAGGGCacagtgggggagacagaggagatggcacagtgggggaggggtggaggagagaagagaagagcaaAGTTGTGAGAGTGACAGCAGGCAGAGTTTAGGAGCCCCAGGCCTTGCCCGACCCCTAGCAGGTGAGAGAGAGCAGCCTGAGATGGAGGGGAAGGTGAGCCTAGAGAAGGTGCCATTGCCCAGAAAGGTCCAGAGAGGTGACTACCTCCTCCTCTGAGGCCGTCAGGGACTTGAGGGCCTGGTCCATGGTTCGCAGTTCTTCCTCCAGCTGCCTGGCTCGGCTGGGGGCAGCAGGTAGGGGTCAGAGGCAGGACCTGTCCCTGTGGTCCCACGCCTGGGAAACTGCCTCCCCACTGTGCAGATTGCCCCAGAGCCATGGGCTCAAGCCGAGTTTCACTTGCCACCCTGCGGTGTCCTTACCTCTCAGCCACCTCAGCTCTCTCTTCTGAGCGCTCCAGCTCTCCTTCCAGGATCACTAGCTTCCTGGCCACctgtggggatggggaagagaggaggaggagatccATGGTGAATGACTGAGGGTGTCTGGGACTTGGGAGTGAGAAGGAAGTGGGGCAGGGCTGTCACCTCTTCATATTTGCGGTCTGAATCCTCAGCGATGTGCTTGGCCTCCTTCAGCTGCATCTCCTGCAGCTCCATCTTTTCCTCATCCTTCATAGCTCGGTTTTCGATGACCTTCATTCCtctgagaggcagggagaggggtaGGGGTCGGGTTAGGACCAGCAGAGAcaagctcccagccccctccccggcccaCCCTCTGAGGCCCCCTCTGCCCACCTCTCACTCTCATCAGCTGCCTTCTCAGCCTCCTCCAGCTTTTGCAGGGCTGTAGCCAGGCGCTCCTGTGCCCGGTCCAACTCCTCCTCTACCAGCTGAATGCGGCGGTTCAGGGAGGCCACATCTGCCTCGGCCTGTGAGTCAAAGGTCAGAGGTCAGAAAGGCTTTGTCTGCCTTGAGGATCAGAGAGGCTTCAGAGGATGGTTAAGATTCTTGTCAGAACGAACCTAGGCTTCCTGGCCTCCAGACTTtcaacctatttttttttctcccaaaccaACCATCTTCTGTGCAGACTCTGTGCTCCAGCCCAAAACATGCCCTCCTGGACAAGCTCCACTCCCCTGCTACAGGGCCTCTTCTAGCACGGTGCATAATCTCCAATGGTTATCTGCACACaaatccctccatccctcctgagAGCCCTCCAACTGCTGGGACCAGGTCTGAGGCAGCCCTGACTCCTCCTCAGCAGAGCCTGACCCAGGCAACGGGTGGGGAAGAATCAGGCCAACCAGACTGCAGTGCTGCTAAAAACCGCCAATCACAGAATCAAGCTGTGTGATGTCACTCGCTGCCAGGCAGACTCCTAGCGGGAGGCTCCGGAGGCAAGCCAGGCCTATTTAGGACACCCTAGGCTGTACCAAGGGGCTCCCTGCCAATGCCCGCGGCAAGTGAGGTCGGTGCGAGGGCAGTGTGAGTGGCAGTTCAGCCACTGATCCTGCAGTACAGAGGCAAAATCATGGTGGTTTTGGAGAACGTGCACAGAAACAGACGATACCTTGAGAAAGAGAGGACAGAGCAAGAAGGGCCCCAATAAAGGGAAATGAGAGAAGTAGCGCAACTTGGTGTTAAGAGCGTCAGCTCTGAGTGACACTGTTGTCTTTGAGctacttgtgtgaccttgggtaacttATTTagtctctctaagcctcagtttcctcctttttaaattgGAGTTGACAATAGCAGTTCCTACTTTGTAGGCTGTTCTGAGATAATGCAGTGCTTCTAATACTGGATTAATAACAGGATCATCTGGGAGGTGTATAAAAAATACCAGGTTCCCTAGCTCCATGCTGGAGCCACTGAACTGAGATCTCCAGGGCAGGGGCTTGgaaatctttccatcttttttttttttaaagcttccaagGGATTCTGATGATAAGCAATCTTGggaaattgtaaaataatatgCAGAAAGCACTTGAATATGTGCCTGCAGAGTCCACACCCCATAAACATTAGGTTATCCCTTGTCTCGCCCTCAAGGACAAAACACAGAAACCCCGAGATTTAGGATTGGAAAGGAGAAAGGACCAGTGTAGGGGAAGAAGAGAGTGAGAGCGAAGAGATGGGTGGCAGCACTGGGGGTAGAGGGAGAAGCAAGCAGGTCCTGAGTGATAGTGTCGGCAGGGGAAACAACACCATATATAGAAAGTAGTTGCAGCTTATCCTCCAGGTGCTGAAGGCCACCTAGAGTGACAAGAGCCCATCCTGGGCACAGGGCCATATGATTCAGTGTGGAAGGATTCTGGGACAGCACTGGGGTTGCGAAGA includes these proteins:
- the TPM2 gene encoding tropomyosin beta chain isoform X2, whose translation is MDAIKKKMQMLKLDKENAIDRAEQAEADKKQAEDRCKQLEEEQQALQKKLKGTEDEVEKYSESVKDAQEKLEQAEKKATDAEADVASLNRRIQLVEEELDRAQERLATALQKLEEAEKAADESERGMKVIENRAMKDEEKMELQEMQLKEAKHIAEDSDRKYEEVARKLVILEGELERSEERAEVAESRARQLEEELRTMDQALKSLTASEEEYSTKEDKYEEEIKLLEEKLKEAETRAEFAERSVAKLEKTIDDLEDEVYAQKMKYKAISEELDNALNDITSL
- the TPM2 gene encoding tropomyosin beta chain isoform X3 — translated: MDAIKKKMQMLKLDKENAIDRAEQAEADKKQAEDRCKQLEEEQQALQKKLKGTEDEVEKYSESVKDAQEKLEQAEKKATDAEADVASLNRRIQLVEEELDRAQERLATALQKLEEAEKAADESERGMKVIENRAMKDEEKMELQEMQLKEAKHIAEDSDRKYEEVARKLVILEGELERSEERAEVAESKCGDLEEELKIVTNNLKSLEAQADKYSTKEDKYEEEIKLLEEKLKEAETRAEFAERSVAKLEKTIDDLEETLASAKEENVEIHQTLDQTLLELNNL
- the TPM2 gene encoding tropomyosin beta chain isoform X1; translation: MDAIKKKMQMLKLDKENAIDRAEQAEADKKQAEDRCKQLEEEQQALQKKLKGTEDEVEKYSESVKDAQEKLEQAEKKATDAEADVASLNRRIQLVEEELDRAQERLATALQKLEEAEKAADESERGMKVIENRAMKDEEKMELQEMQLKEAKHIAEDSDRKYEEVARKLVILEGELERSEERAEVAESKCGDLEEELKIVTNNLKSLEAQADKYSTKEDKYEEEIKLLEEKLKEAETRAEFAERSVAKLEKTIDDLEDEVYAQKMKYKAISEELDNALNDITSL